One window of Candidatus Methylomirabilis sp. genomic DNA carries:
- a CDS encoding branched-chain amino acid ABC transporter permease: MRRSTLLLLGLLAVLALAAPALARLPYHRDLVIKVLLFGMLAQAWNILAGYCGQISLGHAVFFGTGAYASTVLQLQAGVSPWLGLLAGIVLAVLLSQVIGYPCFRLRGHYFAIATIAVGEIVQTMALNWEAIGAARGLTLPLRPDSLLAFQFHRSKYPYYYIVLAFLLVCLAVSWWIERSRLGYYFRAIREDPEAAASVGIPVTRYKLIAMAFSAAFVAAGGTFYAQYVLFLDPESAMPLSLSILICLLAVVGGVGTLWGPVLGAAILIPLSELTRVQFGGTGRAVDLIIYGALLTAVAVYQPAGLAGLLRRAWGR, encoded by the coding sequence ATGCGCCGGTCCACACTGCTCCTCCTCGGCCTCCTGGCCGTCCTTGCCCTGGCCGCGCCGGCGCTGGCCCGGCTCCCGTATCATCGGGACCTCGTGATCAAGGTCCTCCTCTTCGGGATGCTGGCCCAGGCCTGGAACATCCTCGCCGGGTACTGCGGGCAGATCTCGCTCGGCCACGCGGTCTTCTTCGGGACGGGGGCGTACGCCTCCACGGTCCTCCAGTTGCAGGCCGGGGTGAGCCCGTGGCTTGGCCTCCTGGCGGGCATCGTGCTGGCCGTCCTCCTCTCCCAGGTCATCGGCTACCCGTGCTTCCGCCTGCGGGGGCACTACTTCGCCATCGCCACGATCGCGGTGGGGGAAATCGTCCAGACAATGGCCCTCAACTGGGAGGCCATCGGGGCCGCCCGGGGCCTCACCCTCCCCCTCCGCCCCGACTCCCTCCTCGCCTTCCAGTTCCACCGGAGCAAGTACCCCTACTACTACATCGTGCTGGCCTTCCTCCTCGTCTGCCTGGCCGTGAGCTGGTGGATCGAGCGCTCCCGGCTCGGGTACTACTTCCGGGCCATCCGGGAAGACCCGGAGGCGGCGGCCAGCGTGGGGATCCCGGTCACCCGCTACAAGCTCATCGCCATGGCCTTCTCCGCGGCCTTCGTGGCGGCTGGCGGGACCTTCTACGCCCAGTACGTCCTCTTCCTGGACCCGGAGAGCGCCATGCCCCTGTCCCTCTCCATCCTGATTTGCCTGCTGGCCGTGGTGGGCGGCGTCGGGACGCTCTGGGGGCCCGTCCTGGGGGCCGCGATCCTGATCCCGCTGTCCGAGCTGACCCGGGTGCAGTTCGGCGGAACCGGGCGGGCGGTGGATTTAATCATCTATGGCGCCCTCCTCACGGCCGTGGCCGTCTACCAGCCCGCGGGGCTGGCCGGCCTCCTGCGGCGGGCCTGGGGCCGGTGA